Within the Desulfitibacter sp. BRH_c19 genome, the region TTCTATAAATAGCTCTAAGGCCTTGGTTTGAAAAGGGGCCAATTGGGTTACCAAGGAAAAATTCCTGGTAACAGGAAAACCTTTGATTCTTAGCATATTCAAGGTTCCCAGTTGGAGCTCCTTTTTTATTGCCCAATCAGATAGAAGCGTAACCCCAAGGCCTGCTTCCACAGATTCTTTGATTATCTGAGTACTACCAAACTCAATTAGATTTTCTGGAAAAAAACTCATATCTTTAAACATTTTTTCTATGGCATCCCTAGTCCCAGAGCCCTTTTCGCGAACTATCCAAGTTTCATTACTTAAATCGGCCAAAATTACCTCACCCTGCCGTGCTGACCAATGCTTAGCAGAAGCAACAACAAACATTACATCATTAGCAAAGGGCTCTATATGTAGTTTTTCAAATTTTTGCTCTCCCTCTACAATTCCAACATCTAACTGATTACCAAGTACTAATCTTTCAATTCTATTAGTATTATTAATGACTATTCTCGGTTTTATGAGGGGGTAATGATCCCGCATTTGAGCAATTAAATGCGGCAATACATATTCACCAAATGTATAGCTGGCTCCGATGGATAAAGTGCCACTAGCTTTGTGGGTTAAATCGTCTACCAAAGATTGCATCCGTGTATAAAGGCTCAAGATCTCCTGAGCATGATGATAGACAATCTCTCCTGCCTTATTTAACCGCACATATTTGTTTGTTCGTTCCAAAAGTCTAGTTCCTATAGTAGCTTCCAAGGTTTGAATATACTGACTAACTGCTGGCTGAGTCATATGTAACGCTTCCGCTGCCCTGGAAAAATTCTTTTTATCTACTACTGCTAAAAAGACTTGTAATTGTTGTTGCATTCAAATCACCTCTCATTATGAGTATACCATAACTGTTTACTTATTATCACAATCTCAACTAATTATTTTACTTATATTCAGGATTGCCCTATACTTTAGTTACTAGACAACCGGGAGATGACTATATGGATTATAAAACAGAAAAAATATTACTAATGGGTAAAGCAACTATTTTCGGGAGGAATAGTTATCTAAACTGGTCTTGGCTTGGAGGAATCATCTTTACCCTTTGCGTAGCATTCTTGGGATATGCTCTGGCAACCCTACCAGTTTTTGGACAAGTAGGACCAATGGCTTCTGCAATCTTAATTGCGGTAGTGTATAGACAATTTTTTGGCTATCCTGAATATTTTCGCACCGGAATTCAATTCTCTTCTCAAAAATTATTACGCCTTGCGATTATTTTATACGGTCTAAAACTAAATATTCTAATCATTATGGAACAAGGATTAGGCCTGCTTGTCTATGGTGTCGTGACTATTGTTTTCTCAATTTCCATAACCATGCTCTTAGCTAGATGGCTAAAGGCTGATCTTTCTTTATCATTATTACTCGGAATTGGCACAGGAGTTTGTGGTGCAGCAGCAATTGCAGCAGTTTCACCTATACTCAAAACAAAAGAGGAAGATACAGCTATGGGTGTTGGTATAATTGCTTTAGTAGGAACCATCTTTGCTGTTGGGTATACGATAATCATGCCATATTTGCACTTATCCCCTACCGAGTATGGTGTTTGGGCAGGTATCAGTTTGCACGAAATTGCCCATGTAGCTTTAGCAGCGGCTCCTGCTGGACAAGATGTTTTGGCCATGGCACTATTAGCTAAGTTAAGTCGTGTTTTGTTACTTATTCCGTTAAGCTTTATCCTCATGTTCTGGATGAATCTTAAAGAAAATGGTCAATCTACTCACAGCAAGATTGCTTTTCCTTGGTTCTTAATTGGCTTTATAGTGATGAGCTTTTTTGGAACCTTTGCCCTAGGAACGTATATCCCTAATTCCGATGTCTTGATGAATGATATTTCTATTGCTACAAGTTTCCTACTAACCATGGCAATGACTGGTCTAGGATTAAATGTTTGTCTTCGACAACTAAAAACAAAAGCATTACGCCCATTAATTGCTATGTCCATTACATCGGTTTTGCTTGTCATATTAACATCTTTTATTATATAAAACATTGGGGCAAAACCTTGATTTTGAACCGCTCCCTGTCAAGTAGACAGGTAAAAAATAAAAATGTTTTTTCTCCAACCATAGTGGTTGGAGTTTTTTATGAAGCTTTAAGACAAGGGTAAGACAAGGGGACGTTTCGCTTGTCATTTTTTGGATTAATTTGGTATAATGGACCAGGGGTGATATGAATGTCAAGAGCTCCAAGAAAGAGGAGTAAATCAGGCATATATCATGTTATGTTGAGAGGACTTGATAGAAGAAATATTTTTCTAGACAAAGAGGATATGGAAAGATTTCTAATGATTCTACTCAAAGTGAAGGAAACAGGTGCATTCGAGTTTTATGGATATTGCTTAATGGATAACCATGTTCATTTACTTGTGAAGGAACATGAGGAGATCGGTAAAGGCATCAAGAGGATAACAGTAAGCTATGTGCAATGGCATAATAATAAGTATGACAGGACAGGGCATCTTTTTCAGAACAGATATAAAAGTGAACCTGTAGAAAATGAAGGCAGCCTATTTGCAGTACTAAGGTACATACATCAGAATCCCCTAAAGGCCAAAATGGTGAAAAATTTTGAACAATACCAATGGAGCAGCTTTCATGACTATACACTTGTTTATGAAGGGGAAAAAACAAATCTTGATGCTGAACTAATCACAAGTTATTTCACTACAAAAGAAAGTTTTATTTCATATATGAATGAAATAGTTGATCAGGAATTTATAGATTATGAGGACAAAAGAAAATGCACGGACGTAGAAATAATGAAGATGATTAATAAGATAACACACTTGGAGTCCATAATAAAATTACCGAAAAAAGAACGGGATAGTATTATAAATAAAATATACCATGATTCAGGTGCCAGCATAAGGCAGTTAAGTAGAGTAATAGGCTTAGGGCGAAGTGTAGTAGAAAAAGCCACAAAAAAGGTGACAGACGAAACGTCCCCATGACACCATCCCAAACGGCTTGACGATTTTGCAATTTTTATTATGTGTTTCTAAGAAGGATTTTGTTGGAAAATGCTGAAATATGTAGTAACAAAAGTGTGATTGTTGCTACTAGGAGGTCATGGTGTGGTTCGATTGTCCAGTAAAGAAAAAGAAAGGCTTTTTGCTACTTTTCCAGAGCAAAATCCTAATCCTGTGTTTTGTGTTGCAATTGATGGTGCAATTTTATATAGCAATAATGCGTGCAAAGAGATATGTATAAATGTGTACTCTGAGTTGGATGCCCCACTAATGGAAGCTATTATTACTGTTATTAAGGGAAAAGGTGTAAAAAACAACTTGGAGTTTACCATTGGTGAAAAAATCTATGCATTTACTGTGGTACCCATATCGGAAACTAATGTTGCTTTTGTTTATGGTAGTGACATTTCTAAACACAGAGAAGCTCAAGCAAACCTAAAGCAGCTAACAAAAATCATAGATGAAAGTATCAACATCGTGTTTATTACAGACTACGATGGTTTAATTGAGTATGTAAATACAACCTTTGAAAAAATAACGGGTTTTAAAAAGGAAGAATGTATTGGTGCAAACCCACGTTTTTTAGCCTCAGGGGATCGAACTTTGGCAGAATACAAGATCTTTTGGGATGAAATTAAACTAGGTAAAACCTGGCGGGGCATCTTTAAAAATAAAACAAAGGATGGAAAGTTCTACTGGGCAAATGGGTTTGTTTCCCCTATTAGAGATGAAAACGGTATAATTACAAATTTCCTGGCTATTCAAGAAGATATAACAAATAAAATAGTGACAGAAGAGCGCCTAAACTATTTATCGAACTATGATGAAACTACAGGTTTAATTAACCGGGCCACATTTATTGAACTCCTGGATAGATACCTAGCAAGTTGCAATGGGAAAAGTGCAGCTATGCTTCTGATAAATATAGATGGATTCAAACTTATTAACGATTCCTTTGGCTCTAATGCAGGTGATGATTTCTTAAAAAGCTTTGCAGAATTTCTTACTACTAAAGTGAATGAGATAGATATTGTATTCGGCTCCAAAGAGAAATCCATTGTAGGTAGGCTGGGAGGAGATGATTTTGCTGTATTATTACCTTCGCGCTATGAAAAGGAAAGTATTTGTGCTGCCGAAAGTATACGCAAGGCTGTTGAGGGACATCGTTTTTTAAATGGGAGCCTTAGAACAACGGCAAGCATTGGTATTACCTTATACCCAAACCACGGAAAAACCAGTAGAGAGTTGTTTGCACAGTGTAATGACGCTATTATCCACGCAAAGGAGCTGGGGCAGAACCGTTATTTTATCTACAGCAAGGGAGACACATATCTAGACCAGGTCTATTCTACCATTAAAGAAAAGGGACGTATCCTTACAGCATTAGAGGAAGACCGAATTCTACCATGGTTCCAGCCTATTCTAAATTTGCGTTCTGGAGAAATAAATCATTATGAAGCCCTTGCCAGACTTTTGGAAAATGATGGTACAGTAGTACCACCAAACCACTTTATACCAACTGCTGAGAGGTATGGACTCATTTCCAGTATCGATCGAATTATAACTAAAAAGAGCCTAGATATGCAGTCAAAGCTTAAAGAAAAGGGTAGAAAGATCTCATTTAGCATGAACCTTTCTGCAAAGCATTTGGCTGATGAGCATATGCTAGACTTTCTTCAAGAAACAATCAGTAAAACAAAAGCGGACTATAATAGTGTTGTATTTGAACTCACCGAAACAGCAGCGATTCAAAATATGAGTCGTGCCATATATTTTGTGAAAGCATTAAAGGAAATGGGTTGTAAATTCTCTCTTGATGACTTTGGTGTAGGCTATACCTCCTTTGCCCAGCTTATTGAAATGGAGGTTGATTTCTTAAAAATTGATGGCTCATTTGTGCGTCACTTACCAGATAGTAAAAGGAATAGGATACTGGTAAAAACCATAGCCGAGATGGCTCAAGGTTTAGGAATTCAGACCATCGCAGAATTTGTGGATAGAGAAGAGACGCTTCAAATAGTAAAGGAAATTGGGATAGACTATGCCCAGGGTTATTTAATTGGAAAACCTTCACCCTTTCTTGTAGACTGAAAAAGTAGCAAAATAGTATATACCATCCATGTATTTTGCAAAATTACACGGCAGCAATCAAACGTCTCTGGTTATATAGAGAAGTAACTAGAGGTAAAATGGTATAGGCATTGGTAGTGTTAGCTCATGGATAAAAACTCTATGTAGCATTAGGCAGGAATTTTAGGGTACAAATGTGGAAGGTTATTTAGGTATAGTGTAAAGGATTTTATAGGAGGCAACGGATATTGTCAAGGCAAAATGAGAAGGTCATAAAGCTACCAAGATTAGGTTTATTAACTCCCACAATGGATTCAACATTACTAAAGATTATGGAGGAGTCTGGGGAATTAGCCCGGGCTGTTTTGTTGTTTTTAGAATGTGCAGAAGTAGAAAAAGAGCAATGGCTCATTCCCGTAGCTGAAGAATTATTAGACGTTGCTCAAACGTGTGTCACAATGATATTTGTCCTGGAAGATATCTATGAAATTGATCCAGGGGAAATGATTGGCATCCATCTGGACAAGCTTAATAAAAAAGGATATCCATATGATCCAAATATAAGGTACTATGTACAATCTAGTGGCCAGTACAAATACCTAAACCTGCCACGGCTGCAGATTCCTCAGGTTACCTTATTAAAAACCGTTTGCAAGATACAAGAGGAAATTGGCGAGCTTACCCAGGTCTTGGGCAAGAACGCAGGAAAAAGTGGAGAGAAAACAAAAAACCTTGATGCTGCCGGCCTACTTAAAGACAGCACATTGGAACTTTTGGACATAGCCCAGTGCTGCTTTACAATGCTTTATATGCTGGAGGATAAGTATCAGATGGATATGGATAGTGTTTTATCCAAACATTTGGAAAAACTAAAAGCCAAAGGCTATTGCTCATGATACAGAATATAGGAGACAGAATACAGAATTCAGAAGGTTAGGGTCTAGCTTTTAGGCTTTTATTCGGGCTACTGTCCCCTGACTACTGCTCTCCTGACTACTGAATTCTGCACTTCTTAAAGAAAAGGATGAAGCTAATGATAAAAGTAATAAGTGTTTTTGGAACTAGGCCAGAAGCCATAAAAATGGCACCCCTGGTAAAAAAACTTTCCGTGGAAGAAAACATCCAAAGCAAAGTTATAGTGACTGCCCAGCATAGAGAGATGCTAGATCAGGTCTTAGAACTTTTTGAGATAAAACCAGACTATGATCTGGACATTATGAAGCAGGGTCAGACGCTGACTGGAGTAACCACAAGAGTCTTAAATGGCTTAGAGGAAATCTTTGCGACAGAAAAACCAGATATTGTCCTGGTTCATGGTGATACCACTACTACTTTTACTGCAGCACTAGCAGCATTTTATCAAAAGATAGCTGTAGGTCATGTGGAAGCTGGCCTAAGGACTTTTAATAAATACTCCCCCTATCCAGAGGAAATGAACAGAAGACTTACAGGGTCAATTACAGATCTGCATTTTGCACCTACAGATACCTCAATGGATAATTTGCTAGGGGAAAATATTTTAAGGGAAAAAATTAGCGTAACTGGAAATACTGTAATTGATGCTCTTTTAGATACTGTAGAAAAGACTTTTCCTATGGAAACCATACTTCCAGATATAGATTGGAACAAAAGGATTATTTTGCTGACTGCTCACCGTAGGGAAAACTGGGGTGAACCCCTAAAAAACATATTTTTGGCTGCAAAAGAAATAGTTACTGATTTTCCAGATACAGAACTAATATTTCCTGTGCATAAAAATCCTAAAGTGTCACAATTAGCACATGAGCTATTGGGCGATATGAATAGAATCCATCTTATTGGACCTTTGGATTATTTACCATTTGTTAAGCTTATGAGTAGAAGCCACCTTGTATTGACTGATTCAGGAGGTATGCAGGAGGAAGCTCCTTCATTAGGCAAACCTGTTTTAGTATTAAGAGAAACAACAGAAAGACCAGAAGCAGTACAAGCAGGCACAGTAAAAATGGTGGGAACAGCTAAGGACGATGTTTATCAGGCAGCTGCAGATCTTCTAAAAAATGATCAAGCATACAAGGAGATGGCCCATGCAGTTAACCCGTATGGTGATGGTAAAGCTAGCGATAGGATAATAGAAATTATTAAAAAGTATTTCAATTAAATATCGAAATTTACCAGAAAGAGAAAAATCTTATAAATTATTTAAGCAGGAGTTATCTAAAATTAAGAAGAATATAACTACTATGTGATAGTATTCACTTATCGCACCTATTAATTTAGATTATGACAAATTCTAAAACATGAGAGTTTGGTTATTTTAAAATGACAAAGAAAAAGAAGAATACCATGACAAATCTTCGTCTGGGACAGATTGCTATATCTCTAGGAATAAATTTTGCGCTTTGGAGTTTTGTTGGATATTTTCTAGGTAGCAATCTTGACACAAGGCTTGGAACAGAACCTTGGTTAATGATTACTGGTGTATTATCTGGTATAGGATTTACTTTTTACGGTTTTATCAAGGAAATTATGGTATTGGGAGACTTGGAAAAGCAGATTATTTCCAAAGAAAAAGGTAAAGATGAGATAAAGGATGATAAATAGTGAAGAATAAAACTATACCTTTTCACAAGGATAGAAGATTAAAGTTTATCATTATCCTGGCAGTAATAGTTTCTTCACTAATATATTTATTTGGAATGAATGAACTGGCTGTAGGGGTGTTGGTAGGAACACCATTAGGTGTATTCAATTACTGGATGATGTGGGATGCAGTTCAAAAGGGTCAGACCCTAGAAAATAAGGAAGCAAACAAAATGTTTTTTGGTAGATCATTGATAAGATTGGTACTATCAATTATAGCCCTTATACTTGCATTACAGGTGGGAGTTTACTTTCTGTTAGGAGTTATGATTGGTCTGTTTTTACATCTAAGTACTTATTCAATTGATGTCTTAAATATACTAAGAGGTAAAAAGCTCCAGTAAAATCAATTTGAAATAATCATTACTATATGCAATAATAGCTATAATTAATTTAGTATTTTTCGACGTGTATGAGGTTTTAGGTGATATGGCCATCAGGCTAGCAGATTATTCCATGATGTTTATCCGATGGCTAACTACCACTAAGACTCCCACTCTTGCTTTGCACTGGTATTTCTACGTATTGTAAAGAACACAATGCTAGAACTACTGGCGTAGGTGGGAGATAAGTGGTACTAAGCCCCTGGATAACGGTTTTCCCTAAAGGATTAGCTCAGCTACGCCAAACAAGTTGGCAAGTTTCGCTCTATAATATTCAGATGGAGTCATTCAGTGAAACTTAGTTCAGGTGACTTTCCCTGAACTCTAGTTGAACTAATCCTGTGGGAAACTCCACCTGAATAAAAAATCCTGTTTATCGTAATCATAGTAAATTACTATTTAGTTTGGAAGTTTTAAGGCATTTTGTGCAGGAAAGTCTAAAAAAACATTGAAATATATAGATTGGAATATAGTGATGGTTTTAAATGTATTTTTATTTTTGCAATTTCAGGGTTGTGCAACACCTATTGGAAAGGGGTGATGAGAACAATGGAAGAGAAAGCTAAAGCCCTGTCAGACATTATGCATCATATGGAACCACAGCATGTTTTTAATTTAGGACCTGTATCAATAGACACAACAGTTGTCAATCAATGGATAGCAATGCTCATTCTTTTTGGCCTTATTTATTGGATAACAAGAGGACTTAAATCTAGACCCCAAGGTAAAAAACAGGTGATAGCTGAATTTATGGTTCAATTCATCCAGGATTTACTAGAACCTGCATTGGGGAAAAAGGGTCGTAAATATATACCACTTGTTGGAACACTTTTCTTATTCATTTTGACAATGAACCTATTATGGTTTATTCCAGGATTGATGCCTCCGACAACAGATTTAAGTACCACATTTGGTCTAGCAATTACAACGATTATCACAATAAATTTGATTGGTGTTATCAATAATGGATTGAAGGGATATTTACATCATTTTGCCCAACCCTTTGCCGCATTAATGCCTCTAAATATTGTTGAAGAGGCAGTTAAACCAGTATCATTGTCTTTGCGTCTATTCGGGAACATGTTTGGTGAGAAGGTGGTTGTGACAATTTTATTTATACTGTTACCTGTGCTTATTCCAGTTCCAGTAATGCTATTAGGTGTATTAATGGGTGTTATCCAAGCATTTGTATTCACATTGCTTACTGTAACCTATTTGACAACATCTATTAAAGGGCATTAAACCATTATAAAGATTTTTTTAGTTTTTAATTATTGAAAGGAGGGAAACAACTATGGAATCTATAGCTTATATTGGTGTTGGTCTTGCAATTGGTTTAGCAGCACTAGGATCTGCTCTTGGACAAGGTAGAGCAACTGCAGGTGCTATGGAGGGTATTGCTCGTCAGCCAGAAGCATCAGGCGAGATTAGAACTACACTATTGATTGCATTAGCATTTATGGAAGCTTTAACATTATTCTCTTTCGTTATCGCCATTCTAATGTGGACTAAGATTTAAGTGTATTTCAACTCTGATGAATTAATAATAATATTTAGGGCGAATGGAAGTCATAAAATCATGGCAACATTCGCCCACCTACTATTTAGGCAAGAGAGGGGGTAACCTCCAGTGCATTTTGATTTTTGGACAGTAGTATTAACAGCTATTAACGTTGGTGTCGTCATATATGTATTAAAACTTTTATTGTTTGGCCCTGTGGGCAAGATCTTGCAAGAAAGAGAAGAAACTATCGAATCATCTCTTTCCAGAGCTGCAGATGCCCAAAAGGAAGCCCAAGAGTTACTAGAAAAATACCAGGTGCAAATGAGCGAGTCTAAAAAAGAGGCACAAACAATTATAGAACGAGCTAACAAAGTTGGGGCTCAAACTAGAGAAGAAATCATCAAAGAGGCACAAGTAGAAGCTGCAAAAACCCTTGAAAAGGCAAAAAGAGAAATACAAGGGGAAAAAGCAAAAGCCTTGGAACAAATTCGCACTGAAGCAGCTGTCTTAGCAGTAATGGCTGCGGGTAAAGTTATCAACAAACAGTTAGATCCGAAACAACATCAAGAGTTGGTTCAAGACTATATTAATGAGGTAGGCGAGGTTCAATGAGTAATTTAGCCGTAGCGAAAAGATATGGCCAGGCACTCTTTGAGTTAGCTTCTGAAAAAAATATCCTCGATCAGCTTGAAAAGGAACTAACTGAGGTAATGCAAGTAATAGAAGAAAGCGATGAGCTGAAAAAAGTAGTTGAACACCAGCTCATGAATGCAGAGCTGAAGCAAGAAATTTTCCGTAAGATTTATTCAGACAATATATCTTCGACAACATTGAATTTTCTATTGTTGATATTACACAAGCGCAGAGAAATAGCTTTGGGGCAGATTGTCAACCAATTCATAAATCTAGCTAATGAAGCAAAGGGAATAGTAAAAGCACAAGTAAAATCTGCTACCTTGCTTTCCCCAGAACACCTTGAAGAACTTCGTGAAAGCCTTGTAAAAATGACAGGCAAAAATATTTTACTCGAAGTTACCATAGATGAAAAGCTGATGGGTGGAGTAGTTGTAAGAATTGGAGATAGAATAATTGATGGTAGTGTTTCCACAAAGCTAAAAATGCTTGAAAAACATCTCAAAAGTGTTGGCCTTGACTAACCTAGTCATGCATTATCTCAAACAGGAATAGGGGTGAGGAAATTGAGCATTAGACCCGATGAAATAAGTTCTATTTTAAAAAACCAAATAGAAAATTTCCAGGCCCAGGTTGATGTATCCGATGTAGGAACTGTTATTCAAGTTGGTGACGGTATTGCACTGATATACGGCTTGGAAAAAGCAATGGCCGGCGAACTCTTGGAGTTTCCCGGTGGCATAGCAGGAATGGTTCTTAACCTAGAAGAAGACAACATTGGTTGTGTTATTTTAGGACCATATACCAAAATTAAAGAGGGAGACCAGGTTAAAAGAACTGGTCGTATCATGGATGTTCCAGTAGGAGATGCCTTGATTGGCAGAGTTGTGAATTCCCTTGGCGCACCTATAGATGGAAAAGGACCAATAGAAACAGACAAAACTAGGCCAATTGAGGCACTTGCACCAGGTGTAATTGCCCGTCAGCCTGTTGATACTCCATTACAAACTGGTTTGAAATCAATTGACTCAATGGTTCCCATTGGTAGGGGGCAGAGAGAGTTAATTATTGGAGACCGCCAGACTGGTAAAACAGCTGTGGCTGTGGATACAATTATCAACCAAAAAGGCAATGGAGTTATTTGTATCTATGTAGCAATAGGCCAAAAGGCATCAACTGTGGCTGGTGTTGTTCACAAATTAGAAGAATCAGGAGCAATGGATTATTCAATAGTTGTTTCTGCTGCAGCTAGTGAGCCAGCACCAATGTTATATATTGCACCCTATTCAGGCTGTGCAATGGCCGAAGAATTTATGTGGCAGGGTAAAGATGTTCTGATTATTTATGATGACCTTTCAAAACAAGCTGCTGCATACAGAGAGTTATCATTATTGTTAAAAAGACCTCCCGGCAGAGAAGCTTACCCTGGGGATGTATTTTATCTCCATTCTCGCTTATTAGAAAGAGCAGCTAGATTAAGTGACGATAATGGAGGCGGTTCTTTAACCGCTTTGCCAATTATTGAAACCCAGGCTGGAGACGTTTCAGCCTACATTCCAACAAACGTTATTTCCATTACAGACGGTCAGATATTCCTTGAATCAGACCTTTTCTATGCAGGCTTCCGCCCAGCGATTAACGTTGGTATCTCTGTATCAAGGGTTGGTGGTAATGCACAGATTAAGGCTATGAAACAGGTAGCAGGTAGATTGCGTCTTGACTTAGCACAGTACAGAGAACTTGCAGCATTTGCCCAGTTTGGTTCAGACCTAGATAAAGCTACTCAAGCACGCCTTGCTAGAGGTGAAAGAATGATGGAAATGCTTAAGCAGGACCAGTATTCACCCTTGAGAGTAGAGGATCAGGTTGTAGCGGTTTATGCAGCTGTAAACGGCCACTTAGATGATATACCTGTAGGAGACGTAAAAAGATTTGAGACAGAATTTCTATCTTATCTAAAAAATAGTAAGCCTGAAATCCAAAGTAAAATACTTGAAACAGGAAAGCTAGAAAAGGATAATGAAGAGGCACTAGTAGCAGTTGTCAAGGAATTTAAAGAGATGTTCGCGTAAACTTCTGACTTCCGACTTCTGACCTCGGACTTCAGCTATAGAAGGTGGTGAGTAACCCATGGCAGGAATGCAGGACATTAAACGGCGCATTCGAAGTGTAAAAAGTACTCAGCAGATTACTAAGGCCATGAAAATGGTTGCAGCTGCAAAGCTTAGAAAAGCTCAAGCCTCAGTCATTGCAGCTAGACCATACAGCAACAAGCTTTCAGATGTTATGGGGAGATTATCCTCAACCCAGAGTTCCATCTCTCATCCATTATTAGAGGAGAGAGCAGAAGGAAAGATTGGCTTTGTGGTACTAAGTGCTGATAGGGGACTTTGCGGTGGATACAACCAGAATATTCTTCGCTTTGCTAAGGAAAAAATAGATTCACTTGGGGAAGAAGTATCTGTGATCTGTGTGGGCAGAAAAGCAAAAGAATATTTTAGACGCCGCAAGTACAATATAAGAGAAGA harbors:
- a CDS encoding UDP-N-acetyl glucosamine 2-epimerase, encoding MKLMIKVISVFGTRPEAIKMAPLVKKLSVEENIQSKVIVTAQHREMLDQVLELFEIKPDYDLDIMKQGQTLTGVTTRVLNGLEEIFATEKPDIVLVHGDTTTTFTAALAAFYQKIAVGHVEAGLRTFNKYSPYPEEMNRRLTGSITDLHFAPTDTSMDNLLGENILREKISVTGNTVIDALLDTVEKTFPMETILPDIDWNKRIILLTAHRRENWGEPLKNIFLAAKEIVTDFPDTELIFPVHKNPKVSQLAHELLGDMNRIHLIGPLDYLPFVKLMSRSHLVLTDSGGMQEEAPSLGKPVLVLRETTERPEAVQAGTVKMVGTAKDDVYQAAADLLKNDQAYKEMAHAVNPYGDGKASDRIIEIIKKYFN
- a CDS encoding transposase: MSRAPRKRSKSGIYHVMLRGLDRRNIFLDKEDMERFLMILLKVKETGAFEFYGYCLMDNHVHLLVKEHEEIGKGIKRITVSYVQWHNNKYDRTGHLFQNRYKSEPVENEGSLFAVLRYIHQNPLKAKMVKNFEQYQWSSFHDYTLVYEGEKTNLDAELITSYFTTKESFISYMNEIVDQEFIDYEDKRKCTDVEIMKMINKITHLESIIKLPKKERDSIINKIYHDSGASIRQLSRVIGLGRSVVEKATKKVTDETSP
- a CDS encoding ATP synthase F0 subunit C; this translates as MESIAYIGVGLAIGLAALGSALGQGRATAGAMEGIARQPEASGEIRTTLLIALAFMEALTLFSFVIAILMWTKI
- a CDS encoding ATP synthase subunit alpha (produces ATP from ADP in the presence of a proton gradient across the membrane; the alpha chain is a catalytic subunit), translating into MSIRPDEISSILKNQIENFQAQVDVSDVGTVIQVGDGIALIYGLEKAMAGELLEFPGGIAGMVLNLEEDNIGCVILGPYTKIKEGDQVKRTGRIMDVPVGDALIGRVVNSLGAPIDGKGPIETDKTRPIEALAPGVIARQPVDTPLQTGLKSIDSMVPIGRGQRELIIGDRQTGKTAVAVDTIINQKGNGVICIYVAIGQKASTVAGVVHKLEESGAMDYSIVVSAAASEPAPMLYIAPYSGCAMAEEFMWQGKDVLIIYDDLSKQAAAYRELSLLLKRPPGREAYPGDVFYLHSRLLERAARLSDDNGGGSLTALPIIETQAGDVSAYIPTNVISITDGQIFLESDLFYAGFRPAINVGISVSRVGGNAQIKAMKQVAGRLRLDLAQYRELAAFAQFGSDLDKATQARLARGERMMEMLKQDQYSPLRVEDQVVAVYAAVNGHLDDIPVGDVKRFETEFLSYLKNSKPEIQSKILETGKLEKDNEEALVAVVKEFKEMFA
- a CDS encoding transcriptional regulator, whose amino-acid sequence is MQQQLQVFLAVVDKKNFSRAAEALHMTQPAVSQYIQTLEATIGTRLLERTNKYVRLNKAGEIVYHHAQEILSLYTRMQSLVDDLTHKASGTLSIGASYTFGEYVLPHLIAQMRDHYPLIKPRIVINNTNRIERLVLGNQLDVGIVEGEQKFEKLHIEPFANDVMFVVASAKHWSARQGEVILADLSNETWIVREKGSGTRDAIEKMFKDMSFFPENLIEFGSTQIIKESVEAGLGVTLLSDWAIKKELQLGTLNMLRIKGFPVTRNFSLVTQLAPFQTKALELFIEILRRNFPAEQLS